Proteins from a genomic interval of Corynebacterium deserti GIMN1.010:
- a CDS encoding DUF2848 domain-containing protein, whose amino-acid sequence MSNNAGFNVLTFELPDGSTSTVTVKRLLNAGYAGKNQEEVRAHIDELAELGVPAPTTTPALYPVSPYLAQQTSQVQVQHSETSGESEWAIIIDDNGNELLTVASDHTDRKLETLGVAWSKNASPDVLSNKAWPLSEIKNRFDNIILRGWVGQNRDLIQEAPMTALLEPTYWLNVLEERGERIPGTILLSGTITMKTGPNQFADAWGVSLEDPEFGTISAEYQVEKMSQPIG is encoded by the coding sequence ATGTCTAACAACGCAGGATTCAACGTTCTTACCTTTGAACTGCCCGATGGATCAACCTCAACCGTCACCGTAAAGCGACTGCTAAACGCCGGTTACGCAGGCAAGAACCAAGAAGAAGTTCGCGCACACATCGACGAGCTCGCCGAACTCGGCGTCCCTGCCCCCACCACTACCCCCGCCCTCTACCCTGTCTCCCCATACCTCGCACAGCAAACCAGCCAGGTCCAGGTTCAGCACAGCGAAACCTCCGGTGAATCCGAGTGGGCCATCATCATCGACGACAACGGTAACGAGCTCCTCACCGTCGCAAGCGATCACACCGACCGCAAGCTGGAAACCTTAGGCGTCGCCTGGTCCAAGAACGCCTCCCCTGACGTGTTGTCCAACAAGGCCTGGCCACTGTCTGAAATCAAGAACCGTTTCGACAACATCATCCTCCGCGGCTGGGTCGGCCAAAACCGCGACCTCATCCAGGAAGCACCCATGACCGCACTCCTCGAACCCACCTACTGGCTCAACGTCCTTGAAGAGCGCGGCGAGCGCATCCCCGGCACCATCCTGCTCTCCGGCACCATCACCATGAAAACCGGCCCAAACCAGTTCGCTGATGCCTGGGGGGTTTCCCTCGAGGACCCAGAATTCGGCACCATTTCCGCCGAGTACCAGGTGGAAAAGATGTCCCAGCCTATCGGCTAG
- a CDS encoding penicillin-binding transpeptidase domain-containing protein — MNRSIRITSLFSLILILVLLANLTWIQGFRDDELAQNPLNGRGFFEMKSTPRGQISAGGQILAESHQDEQGFYQRDYVTDPEAFGPVVGYLSDIYGAAGLESGYNSVLNGSDSSLFTSQWLDVISGKPTHGANIELTIDPTAQEAAYEQLSQSGYEGAVVALRPSTGEVLAMASSPSYDPNQIVDPATAEDAWAEYTTQDGAPLLNHATQESLPPGSIFKIITTTAALENGYNADSTVTAASEVTLPGTNTTLTNYGGQTCAGGGTTTLLTAFSLSCNTAFVETGIDVGVDALRAAAEDFGVGQTYDLGLDNVPGGLGEIPDDAALGQSSIGQRDVEMNVLQAAVMAGTVSNGGVRMEPYLVSRVTGQDLSELSTHQPKSAGGIEPEIAEQLTELMRASERNTSGYAGVEIASKTGTAEHGDEDTPPHTWYVAFNNDIAVAVLVKNGGGFGTSATGGQVAAPIGRAVLQAAGGF; from the coding sequence ATGAATCGGTCGATCCGAATCACCTCCCTGTTTTCCCTCATCTTGATTTTGGTGCTTCTTGCCAACCTCACGTGGATCCAAGGGTTCCGCGATGATGAACTCGCCCAGAACCCCCTCAACGGCCGTGGCTTCTTTGAGATGAAATCCACTCCACGTGGCCAGATCTCTGCCGGTGGTCAAATCTTGGCGGAATCTCACCAAGATGAGCAAGGCTTCTACCAGCGCGATTACGTCACCGACCCAGAAGCGTTTGGTCCTGTGGTGGGCTACCTCTCTGATATTTATGGTGCTGCTGGTTTGGAATCGGGCTACAACTCCGTGCTCAACGGCAGCGACTCCTCACTTTTTACCTCCCAGTGGTTGGATGTCATCTCCGGCAAGCCAACCCACGGCGCCAATATCGAACTGACCATTGATCCAACTGCGCAGGAAGCTGCCTACGAGCAGCTCAGTCAGAGCGGATATGAAGGTGCAGTTGTCGCGCTTCGCCCAAGTACGGGTGAGGTGCTGGCGATGGCGTCGTCGCCAAGCTATGACCCCAACCAGATCGTCGACCCTGCAACAGCAGAGGACGCCTGGGCGGAGTACACCACTCAGGATGGGGCGCCGTTGCTCAACCATGCCACGCAGGAATCGTTGCCTCCGGGATCTATTTTCAAGATCATCACCACGACAGCTGCCTTGGAAAACGGCTACAACGCTGATTCCACTGTGACTGCTGCGTCGGAGGTGACTCTGCCTGGTACCAACACCACCTTGACCAACTACGGTGGCCAAACCTGTGCGGGTGGCGGAACCACCACCTTGCTCACCGCGTTCTCCCTGTCGTGCAACACGGCATTCGTGGAAACCGGCATTGATGTCGGCGTCGACGCCCTGCGCGCTGCTGCTGAAGATTTCGGCGTGGGTCAGACCTACGACTTGGGCTTGGATAACGTTCCCGGCGGCTTGGGTGAAATCCCAGATGACGCCGCACTTGGCCAGTCCAGCATTGGTCAGCGCGACGTGGAAATGAACGTTTTGCAGGCAGCCGTCATGGCGGGAACCGTCTCCAACGGCGGCGTACGCATGGAGCCATACCTGGTTTCCCGCGTCACCGGTCAAGACCTCAGCGAGCTAAGTACCCACCAGCCAAAGTCCGCTGGTGGAATCGAACCTGAAATCGCCGAGCAGCTGACCGAATTGATGCGCGCCTCAGAGCGCAACACCTCTGGATACGCCGGAGTGGAAATCGCCTCCAAGACGGGTACTGCGGAACATGGTGATGAAGACACACCACCGCACACCTGGTACGTGGCATTCAACAACGATATTGCTGTCGCCGTTCTCGTGAAAAACGGTGGCGGATTTGGCACCAGCGCAACTGGTGGACAAGTCGCAGCCCCAATTGGCCGCGCTGTGCTTCAAGCAGCCGGAGGATTTTAA
- a CDS encoding PP2C family protein-serine/threonine phosphatase: MLKLKFAVASDRGLVRGNNEDSAYAGPHLLALADGMGGHAAGEIASQLMINHLRALDVDPGDNDMLALIGMVANEANAAIADGIAEDPARDGMGTTLTAFMFNGRDLAMCHVGDSRGYVLRDGKLVQVTVDDTFVQSLVEKGELDAEDVSTHPQRSLILKAYTGHPVEPTLEQFPAHPGDRILICSDGLSDPVTHSTIEETLLVGAPQEAASRLVELALRSGGPDNVTVVVADVVEAGDTDVSEEASVPVTAGALNGEQPEDPRPNTAAGRAAAITRRPQVIDPAPEISDAGTEERPEIEEPPEKSSSKLAVLIVALVILIGVVAAGWWGYSRIDSTFYVAVNDSEEITVEQGVDYRIFGKDLHSQYQVACLNEAGTLTLLESCEDGKSFKLDDLPASVRGSVADLPSGSYDEVQAQMERLAAQALPLCVTKEVTTGGDRNEPGVNCREVS, from the coding sequence ATGCTGAAACTTAAATTTGCCGTGGCCTCTGACCGTGGCTTGGTGCGCGGGAACAATGAGGATTCGGCGTATGCCGGTCCTCACCTTTTGGCGCTTGCCGACGGCATGGGTGGCCACGCCGCGGGTGAAATTGCATCGCAGTTGATGATTAATCATCTCCGTGCGCTCGATGTTGATCCTGGTGACAATGACATGTTGGCGCTGATCGGCATGGTAGCCAATGAAGCTAATGCTGCGATTGCCGATGGCATCGCAGAAGACCCGGCGCGCGACGGCATGGGTACAACGCTGACGGCATTCATGTTTAACGGGCGTGACCTGGCGATGTGCCACGTCGGCGACAGTCGCGGTTATGTGCTTCGCGACGGCAAGTTGGTGCAGGTTACTGTCGATGACACCTTCGTCCAGTCTTTGGTTGAAAAAGGCGAATTGGATGCCGAAGATGTGTCGACGCACCCTCAACGTTCCTTGATCTTGAAGGCCTATACCGGCCATCCTGTTGAGCCGACCTTGGAGCAATTCCCAGCTCACCCTGGCGACCGCATTTTAATTTGCTCCGATGGTCTGTCTGATCCTGTCACTCACTCCACCATTGAAGAGACGCTGCTTGTCGGTGCTCCGCAAGAAGCTGCATCTCGATTGGTGGAGCTGGCACTTCGTTCAGGTGGACCTGACAACGTCACCGTCGTGGTTGCGGATGTGGTGGAGGCAGGCGACACGGATGTCTCAGAAGAAGCATCCGTGCCGGTCACCGCTGGCGCTTTGAATGGTGAGCAGCCTGAAGATCCCCGCCCCAATACTGCAGCGGGACGTGCCGCTGCCATTACGCGTAGGCCTCAAGTGATTGATCCTGCGCCTGAGATATCTGACGCTGGAACAGAGGAACGCCCTGAAATTGAGGAGCCACCAGAGAAAAGTTCCAGCAAACTTGCGGTTTTGATCGTAGCCCTGGTCATCCTCATCGGTGTCGTCGCCGCTGGATGGTGGGGCTACTCCCGTATTGACAGCACGTTTTACGTCGCTGTTAATGACTCGGAAGAAATCACCGTGGAACAGGGTGTGGATTACCGCATCTTTGGCAAGGATTTGCACTCTCAATACCAAGTTGCGTGCCTCAATGAAGCAGGCACGCTAACGCTTTTAGAATCCTGTGAGGATGGTAAGTCTTTCAAATTAGACGATCTACCTGCCTCTGTTCGCGGTAGTGTCGCAGACCTACCGTCGGGGTCCTATGACGAAGTCCAGGCACAGATGGAACGGCTAGCTGCCCAAGCGCTGCCGTTGTGCGTGACAAAGGAAGTAACAACCGGTGGCGATAGGAACGAGCCGGGAGTCAATTGCAGGGAGGTGTCATGA
- a CDS encoding FtsW/RodA/SpoVE family cell cycle protein: MNTLERLKLRRTEMWLLILATVVVSIMFISLEMAMGNELGVHILMLIGGYIGVYIIAHLAMAWVAPYADQIMLPVVAVLNGIGLVMIYRLDQATGYNTVNSQLMWTFIGVVIMVAVLVLLRDYKSLSRYSYILGIVGIVLLALPLVWPQPANVEARIWIWLGPFSIQPGEFSKILLLLFFAQLLASKRALFTVAGYRFLGMDFPRLRDLAPILVVWALAILIMAGANDFGPALLLFTTVLAMVYLATGRGSWLLIGAGLIAVGAFAIYQVSGKIQERVQNFLDPVAHYDTTGYQLSQSLFGMSWGGITGTGIGQGYPNMIPVVHSDFILAAIGEELGLVGLAAIVVLFGVFVTRGMRTATMARDSYGKLVASGLSMTIMIQIFVVVAGISALMPMTGLTTPFMSQGGSSLMANYILLAIILRISDSARRPLLNKKALEVNA, from the coding sequence ATGAACACGCTTGAAAGATTAAAGCTTCGGCGCACTGAGATGTGGCTGCTCATTCTGGCCACTGTCGTGGTGTCGATTATGTTCATCAGCCTCGAGATGGCCATGGGCAATGAATTGGGTGTGCATATTCTCATGCTCATTGGTGGCTACATCGGTGTATACATCATTGCGCACCTCGCCATGGCATGGGTTGCACCCTATGCCGATCAGATCATGCTGCCGGTGGTCGCGGTGCTCAATGGCATTGGTTTGGTGATGATTTATCGCCTTGACCAGGCAACCGGGTACAACACTGTCAATAGTCAGCTGATGTGGACGTTTATTGGCGTTGTCATCATGGTAGCGGTGTTGGTGCTGCTGCGTGACTACAAATCCCTGTCCAGGTATTCCTACATTCTGGGCATCGTTGGCATTGTGTTGCTTGCACTACCTCTGGTGTGGCCACAGCCTGCCAATGTGGAAGCCCGCATTTGGATCTGGCTTGGACCTTTTTCCATCCAGCCGGGTGAGTTCTCCAAGATCTTGCTGTTGCTGTTTTTTGCTCAGCTCCTAGCCAGCAAGCGCGCCCTGTTTACCGTGGCAGGCTACCGCTTCCTAGGGATGGATTTCCCTCGCCTGCGCGACCTCGCCCCGATTCTCGTAGTGTGGGCACTGGCCATCCTCATCATGGCGGGTGCTAATGACTTCGGACCTGCTCTTCTGCTGTTCACCACGGTTTTGGCGATGGTGTACCTGGCTACCGGTCGTGGCTCGTGGCTGCTCATCGGTGCAGGACTTATCGCCGTGGGTGCGTTTGCCATCTACCAGGTGTCCGGAAAAATTCAGGAGCGCGTCCAAAACTTCCTGGATCCTGTTGCCCACTACGACACCACCGGCTACCAGCTCTCCCAGTCCTTGTTTGGCATGAGCTGGGGTGGCATCACCGGTACCGGCATTGGCCAGGGATACCCCAACATGATTCCCGTTGTGCACTCTGACTTCATCCTCGCCGCCATTGGTGAGGAGCTCGGACTTGTGGGACTTGCCGCCATCGTCGTGTTGTTTGGTGTGTTTGTCACCCGCGGAATGCGCACCGCAACCATGGCGCGTGACAGCTACGGAAAACTCGTGGCATCTGGTTTGTCGATGACTATTATGATTCAGATCTTCGTGGTCGTCGCCGGCATTTCGGCTCTGATGCCCATGACGGGTCTCACTACTCCGTTTATGTCACAGGGTGGTTCCTCACTAATGGCTAACTACATTCTGCTGGCCATCATCCTGCGCATTTCAGACAGTGCACGACGCCCACTTCTTAACAAGAAAGCACTGGAGGTGAACGCATGA
- a CDS encoding MBL fold metallo-hydrolase yields the protein MLVERIYDEDLAQASYFIGCQAHNSAIVVDPRRDIEVYLEMAAKNGMEIVAVTETHIHADYLSGTRELAAATNATMYVSGEGGQDWQYEFDAERLMDGSEIRLGNLVLTAVHTPGHTPEHLSFLLKDGAFADAPGFMLTGDFVFAGDLGRPDLLDEAAGGVDTRFAGARQMFRSLKEKFLTLPDYVQILPGHGSGSACGKALGSVPSTTLGYERQFAWWGKYLAADDEQGFIDELLSGQPDAPAYFGRMKRQNRQGPAIMGPREPLPQVDAASLREQVAERSVIVVDTRSADEVHRGTVEGAVNIPAGNAVAKFGSWAVDPEKDSRPLIVLAPSQEAAKAFWDHSVRVGIDNVAGFMTSFDGLDLVAPATIEPTELDGFDYDLLLDVRNRSEFEDGHIPGAFHINGAKVLWNLEKLPKDGKIVSYCKSGTRSSIAASALRSAGFDVVELKGSYDSWVTR from the coding sequence GTGCTTGTTGAACGCATTTATGACGAAGACCTAGCTCAGGCCAGCTATTTCATCGGCTGCCAAGCGCATAATTCTGCGATTGTTGTTGATCCGCGCCGGGATATTGAGGTGTATCTGGAGATGGCCGCGAAGAATGGCATGGAAATTGTTGCCGTCACGGAGACACACATTCATGCCGATTATTTATCGGGAACACGCGAATTAGCTGCGGCAACGAATGCCACGATGTACGTTTCCGGTGAGGGTGGGCAGGATTGGCAGTACGAATTTGATGCGGAACGATTGATGGATGGCAGTGAGATTCGTTTGGGAAATCTCGTGCTCACTGCGGTTCATACGCCAGGCCATACACCGGAGCATTTGTCGTTCTTGCTAAAAGATGGCGCTTTCGCGGATGCGCCCGGCTTCATGCTGACGGGTGATTTTGTTTTCGCCGGCGATCTGGGTCGCCCGGATTTGTTGGATGAGGCGGCGGGCGGAGTGGATACTCGCTTTGCAGGAGCGCGTCAGATGTTCCGCAGTTTGAAGGAAAAGTTTTTGACGCTGCCGGACTATGTTCAGATTCTCCCAGGGCATGGCTCTGGTTCGGCGTGTGGCAAGGCATTGGGTTCGGTGCCGTCGACAACTTTGGGTTACGAGCGTCAATTCGCGTGGTGGGGTAAGTACTTGGCGGCGGACGATGAGCAGGGGTTTATCGATGAGCTGCTGTCCGGTCAGCCGGATGCTCCTGCGTATTTTGGTCGCATGAAGCGCCAGAACCGTCAAGGGCCTGCGATTATGGGCCCTCGTGAGCCTCTGCCTCAGGTTGATGCGGCATCGTTGCGGGAGCAGGTTGCCGAGCGCTCGGTGATTGTTGTGGATACCCGTTCGGCGGATGAGGTTCACCGCGGCACCGTAGAGGGTGCAGTGAATATTCCTGCCGGTAACGCCGTTGCCAAGTTCGGGTCCTGGGCAGTTGATCCAGAGAAGGATAGCCGTCCATTGATCGTTTTGGCGCCTTCGCAGGAGGCAGCGAAGGCGTTCTGGGACCATTCGGTTCGGGTGGGCATTGACAATGTTGCAGGTTTTATGACCAGCTTCGATGGCCTTGATCTGGTTGCTCCCGCAACCATTGAACCAACCGAGCTGGACGGTTTCGATTACGACCTGCTCCTCGACGTTCGCAACCGCAGCGAATTTGAGGACGGCCACATCCCGGGTGCCTTCCACATCAACGGCGCAAAGGTGCTGTGGAACTTGGAGAAACTGCCCAAGGACGGCAAAATTGTCAGCTACTGCAAGAGTGGAACGCGCAGCTCCATCGCGGCAAGCGCCCTGCGTAGCGCCGGTTTTGACGTCGTCGAACTTAAGGGCTCATACGACAGCTGGGTAACGCGGTAA
- a CDS encoding DUF3662 and FHA domain-containing protein, with product MNGLAKLDSSLQRGLDNALAFVFRGRVVPAELEELLKQEAEDNVVHTTDGFVEAPNVFKVSVSPNDFGNLVDRFPDQPARFADQMMRFCRNSSWTLAGPVVVLIAEDSALHTGQLKSVSEKDPDPELSSGYLPLEGDGVLPVAESESKNVSDSSPYTGTEFLPAQSADRPLVQGVPQSEVDANRQGAVKHSGPTVTLLLQDGSSRSYVVQEGSNIIGRSNDADLRLPDTGVSRQHAEITWDGRDAILVDLKSTNGTTVNDTPIDNWLLADGDVITVGHSNIEVRIVTP from the coding sequence ATGAACGGTCTGGCGAAGCTGGATAGTTCCTTGCAACGCGGCCTTGATAATGCGTTGGCGTTTGTTTTCCGTGGTCGAGTTGTTCCGGCTGAGCTTGAGGAGCTCCTCAAGCAGGAGGCCGAGGACAACGTTGTGCACACCACTGATGGCTTTGTGGAAGCACCGAATGTTTTTAAAGTTTCAGTGAGTCCAAATGATTTTGGTAATCTCGTCGATCGTTTTCCTGATCAGCCGGCTCGTTTCGCTGATCAGATGATGAGGTTCTGCAGGAACAGTAGCTGGACATTGGCTGGGCCGGTTGTTGTGTTGATTGCGGAGGATTCTGCGTTACACACGGGCCAGTTGAAATCGGTTTCGGAGAAGGATCCGGATCCGGAGTTAAGTAGCGGTTATCTGCCTTTGGAGGGCGACGGCGTGTTGCCGGTCGCAGAAAGTGAGTCGAAGAACGTGTCTGACAGTTCCCCTTATACCGGTACGGAGTTTTTGCCTGCTCAATCTGCGGATCGGCCTCTGGTTCAGGGAGTGCCGCAGTCTGAGGTGGATGCTAATCGCCAGGGTGCGGTGAAGCATTCGGGTCCGACGGTGACTCTGCTTCTACAAGATGGTTCGAGCCGCTCTTATGTTGTGCAGGAGGGTTCCAACATTATTGGTCGCAGTAATGATGCGGATCTTCGTTTGCCGGATACTGGTGTGTCGCGTCAGCATGCTGAGATTACGTGGGATGGCAGGGATGCCATTTTGGTTGATTTGAAATCCACTAATGGCACCACGGTGAATGACACACCTATTGATAATTGGTTGTTGGCTGATGGCGATGTCATCACGGTTGGGCATTCCAATATTGAAGTTCGCATTGTTACCCCCTAG
- a CDS encoding FHA domain-containing protein FhaB/FipA: MDSLVLLGLRIALLVVLWFFVLMALRAMRADLKVTSQASTSTSSVAAPQGLARAFNRSSPPRLLTVVEGPLAGSSIEVSEDMTMGRSPDCTFVVGDDYASGMHARVFKRGSEWFVEDLDSRNGTFVAGTRIDQPEQIAVGTDIRIGRTTVRLVP; the protein is encoded by the coding sequence ATGGATTCGCTGGTCCTTCTGGGGCTGCGCATTGCCCTGTTGGTGGTGCTGTGGTTCTTCGTGTTGATGGCGCTGCGCGCAATGCGTGCGGATTTGAAAGTGACGAGTCAAGCGTCGACAAGCACTAGCTCCGTTGCCGCACCGCAGGGCTTGGCCCGCGCGTTCAACCGTTCCAGCCCGCCTCGTCTGCTGACCGTGGTGGAGGGGCCGCTTGCCGGGTCGTCGATTGAGGTATCTGAGGATATGACGATGGGTCGTAGCCCAGACTGCACTTTTGTGGTGGGCGATGATTATGCCTCGGGTATGCATGCGCGTGTGTTTAAGCGTGGCTCGGAGTGGTTTGTGGAGGATCTGGATTCGCGTAACGGCACGTTTGTGGCTGGTACGCGCATTGATCAGCCAGAGCAGATTGCGGTGGGCACGGATATCCGAATTGGTCGTACGACAGTGAGGCTTGTTCCCTAA
- a CDS encoding GntR family transcriptional regulator, with protein MSQKPRATSQYLAYEYLCSKVLVDPARQGMFLNEQDLALEIGVSRTPIREALRSLASEGLVEQIPNRGTFVPVINQKQVLDLMELRNILERHAALTTIKNGTTPIATMQDILDQQKELIKEPGFDDSIAFIRLDQEFHFELLRACGNQEIIQTYRRLSVRQRVIGAKALYIGSRCGEVCVEHQEIVDALATNNPDTAFDAITSHLDKTTQILLSELNR; from the coding sequence ATGAGCCAAAAACCCCGAGCGACCAGTCAATATCTGGCCTACGAGTATCTTTGTTCAAAAGTTTTGGTTGATCCTGCTCGCCAGGGAATGTTTCTCAACGAGCAGGATTTGGCTCTTGAAATTGGAGTATCGCGCACTCCGATCCGTGAAGCTCTCAGGTCTCTCGCGTCAGAAGGCCTGGTTGAGCAGATTCCCAATCGCGGAACCTTCGTTCCAGTGATCAATCAAAAGCAGGTCTTGGATCTCATGGAGCTGCGCAATATTCTTGAGCGTCATGCTGCATTAACAACGATCAAAAATGGAACCACTCCTATTGCGACCATGCAGGATATCCTCGACCAGCAAAAAGAGTTGATTAAGGAACCTGGTTTCGATGATTCCATTGCGTTCATCCGCCTTGACCAGGAGTTTCACTTTGAGCTCCTGCGTGCCTGTGGCAATCAAGAGATTATTCAGACCTACCGTCGCCTTAGTGTCCGCCAGCGAGTAATCGGCGCGAAAGCGTTGTATATTGGTTCGCGTTGCGGAGAAGTCTGCGTTGAACACCAGGAAATCGTGGACGCTTTAGCTACTAACAACCCAGATACGGCATTTGATGCCATCACGTCGCACTTGGATAAAACGACCCAGATCCTGCTGTCCGAACTTAACCGCTAG
- a CDS encoding MFS transporter, which yields MSSTQTSTQATEKPASSGLEGVGKKDLYKAFAASLSGTSLEWYDFAVYSAASALVLGQLFFPAGDPYVATIAAFSTYAVGYISRPLGGIFFGRLGDKVGRKKVLVYTLLLIGIATFIIGLLPTYDQVGILAPILLVTLRFAQGVGVGGEWGGAVLLSSEFGDPKKRGFWASAAQVGPPLGNLMANGMLALLTVTLTSEQFLSWGWRVAFLVSLLLVAFGLWIRLKLEDTPVFQALQESGDRSEKPVTEVFTTQRRQLLSAVLSRLGPDVFYALYTVFILTYGVQKLELERSTVLAAVLIGSATQLVTIPLAGWMSDFINRRLLYGIGAVAAGIWAYVMFGLMDPSNFWTIALSMVVAGTCHSFMFGPQAAFVIEQFEPRLRYTGSSLAYTIGGVFGGAIAPLMFTLVAGPEINFLPVAIYVTAACALTLVGLSLGRNSVPEEDLEYIQKLQGNRIHM from the coding sequence ATGAGTTCAACGCAGACTTCAACGCAGGCTACTGAAAAGCCCGCATCTTCCGGTTTGGAAGGTGTGGGAAAGAAAGACCTTTATAAAGCTTTTGCAGCTTCACTGTCAGGAACCTCACTTGAGTGGTACGACTTCGCTGTTTACTCAGCGGCATCGGCTCTGGTTCTTGGCCAACTGTTCTTCCCCGCGGGAGATCCATATGTAGCCACCATCGCTGCATTCTCTACCTACGCGGTGGGTTATATTTCCCGTCCACTGGGCGGAATCTTCTTTGGCCGACTCGGCGACAAAGTTGGGCGTAAGAAAGTTCTTGTGTACACGTTGCTGCTCATTGGCATTGCAACGTTCATCATCGGTCTGCTTCCTACTTATGACCAAGTAGGAATTCTTGCACCGATCCTTCTGGTTACTCTTCGATTTGCACAGGGCGTTGGTGTCGGCGGCGAGTGGGGTGGCGCCGTCCTTCTCTCGAGTGAGTTTGGAGATCCCAAAAAGAGGGGATTCTGGGCATCAGCAGCCCAGGTTGGTCCACCTCTAGGAAACCTCATGGCTAACGGCATGTTGGCACTGCTGACTGTCACGCTCACCTCAGAGCAATTCTTAAGCTGGGGTTGGCGCGTAGCCTTCCTGGTATCCCTGCTGCTGGTGGCGTTTGGTTTGTGGATTCGCCTGAAGCTGGAAGATACGCCAGTGTTCCAGGCGCTTCAAGAAAGCGGCGACCGATCTGAGAAGCCCGTTACTGAAGTGTTCACCACCCAGCGCAGGCAGCTCCTTTCTGCAGTTTTGTCCCGCCTTGGGCCAGACGTGTTTTACGCGCTCTACACAGTGTTCATCCTGACCTACGGCGTGCAGAAACTGGAACTGGAACGAAGCACCGTCCTGGCGGCTGTCCTTATTGGATCTGCCACCCAGCTGGTAACCATTCCACTGGCCGGCTGGATGTCGGACTTTATCAATCGCCGACTGCTCTACGGCATTGGAGCGGTAGCGGCCGGTATTTGGGCGTATGTGATGTTCGGCCTGATGGATCCTTCCAACTTCTGGACAATCGCACTTTCTATGGTGGTTGCAGGAACCTGCCACTCCTTCATGTTCGGCCCACAGGCAGCCTTCGTGATCGAACAATTTGAACCACGACTGCGCTACACCGGATCCTCCCTGGCCTACACCATCGGTGGTGTCTTCGGTGGCGCAATCGCTCCACTGATGTTCACCCTCGTAGCGGGACCAGAGATCAACTTCCTGCCAGTTGCCATCTACGTCACCGCTGCATGTGCCTTGACGCTGGTTGGCCTTAGTCTTGGACGCAACTCAGTGCCAGAGGAAGACCTGGAGTACATCCAAAAGCTGCAGGGGAACCGAATTCATATGTGA
- a CDS encoding carbon-nitrogen hydrolase family protein, translating into MRIALAQINTAGNISENIEKVERYVTESVVGGADVVVFPEATMVAFGNDLGAAADTYIKEWRTHLSALAQDNNVWIIAGEFENTDNRVRNIAGVYSPEGMHEGYAKIHLYDAFGFSESETVEPGESPLVVQVGDRKVGFAICYDIRFPKLFAELSRAGAELIVVPTSWGSGPGKVEQWEVLGRARALDSNSYVVALGQADPSVSGVNAVEGAPTGVGHSYVSDPFGKVIAKLGEGEELQIIDLSFDKTEKAKESLPVLKNAKLGY; encoded by the coding sequence ATGCGTATTGCATTGGCGCAGATAAATACTGCGGGAAATATCTCCGAGAATATTGAAAAGGTAGAGCGTTACGTTACTGAAAGTGTTGTCGGCGGAGCTGACGTGGTGGTGTTTCCTGAAGCAACGATGGTTGCCTTCGGTAATGACCTCGGTGCTGCGGCAGACACATATATAAAGGAATGGCGCACACACTTGAGTGCTCTTGCTCAAGACAACAACGTGTGGATTATTGCCGGAGAATTTGAAAATACCGACAATCGAGTCCGAAACATCGCCGGTGTGTACTCCCCAGAAGGAATGCATGAGGGATATGCGAAGATTCACCTCTACGATGCGTTTGGCTTTTCCGAGTCTGAGACCGTGGAACCTGGTGAATCACCACTGGTCGTACAGGTCGGAGACAGGAAAGTCGGCTTTGCCATCTGCTACGACATTCGATTCCCAAAACTCTTTGCAGAACTTTCCCGAGCCGGTGCTGAACTCATTGTGGTGCCAACATCCTGGGGGAGTGGGCCGGGAAAAGTAGAGCAGTGGGAAGTGCTCGGCCGGGCTCGCGCGCTAGACAGCAACTCTTATGTTGTCGCACTAGGACAAGCCGATCCGTCTGTTTCTGGAGTTAATGCCGTAGAGGGTGCACCAACCGGTGTGGGACATAGCTACGTTTCTGATCCTTTTGGAAAAGTAATCGCGAAGCTCGGGGAGGGGGAGGAACTCCAAATTATCGATCTGTCCTTTGACAAGACAGAGAAAGCCAAAGAGTCTCTTCCCGTGTTGAAGAATGCGAAGCTCGGGTACTAG